A single region of the Bacteroidota bacterium genome encodes:
- a CDS encoding GNAT family N-acetyltransferase: protein MENFLLIRPAELKDANNIIEFNAAMGKETEGIQLNMDILKCGVDSVLTDENKGCYYIAEMNGKMVGQLMITYEWSDWRCGFFWWIQSVYVLPEYRQQGVFRNLYQHVNDLASGDKSVCGLRLYVERNNERAKKAYENLGMSQSHYEMFEVEFKK, encoded by the coding sequence ATGGAAAATTTTCTGCTTATAAGACCGGCTGAATTAAAAGATGCAAACAATATAATCGAATTCAATGCTGCGATGGGAAAAGAAACCGAAGGCATTCAGTTAAATATGGATATTTTAAAGTGTGGTGTTGACTCGGTATTAACTGACGAAAATAAGGGGTGTTATTATATTGCAGAAATGAATGGAAAAATGGTCGGTCAGTTGATGATTACATACGAGTGGAGCGATTGGCGCTGCGGGTTCTTCTGGTGGATTCAGAGTGTTTACGTTCTGCCGGAATACAGACAGCAAGGGGTTTTCAGAAATTTATACCAACACGTAAACGACCTCGCTAGCGGCGATAAAAGTGTTTGCGGTTTGCGGCTTTATGTGGAACGGAATAACGAACGAGCAAAGAAGGCATACGAAAATTTAGGTATGTCCCAGTCGCATTATGAAATGTTCGAAGTAGAATTTAAGAAATAG